taagtttttttagttttccaatAAGTAAATGCTTCGAATCCAAACTTTCTAAAATGTATCGTTCAGCTTGAACCtatgattattttaaaatgaaaaagggtCTACACTAGAACccttttttccattaattttgaaaacattttcttaaaTTCCAACTTCTGATTTCTAGAACATTATTAGTATTTTATGTAGCTTCCtttaaatcgttttttcttaaactcaagtaactgaaaatataatttttgtagaGTATTCACCTCCCTTGTTGCTTTGTCAATTGCTCAATTGACATCTTCATGCCCATCCTGCAACACCAACTCGAATTATGGTAAGTATATAGCCTCCaaatatcaaacaattttccataacACTCTATAATAATCAATATTAACAATTAACACAGATAACACTCACCAACGATACAAACGGCAGCAATCATACAATTCTCACCAAGTGCCAGGTTTTCTTCCTAACACTTATCAACCGGATGCATTTTCTTCTGATTCTATACGTCAGGAGACACTTCGATTAAATCAAGCATTCTTTGATTCACTTACACAAACAGCTTCACCACTTTCCATGCAATCATCCCAATCTGATCCAATTCTAACTTCTCAAATGGATTCACAACCAATTCACATCCAAACTAATGCTCAATCAGAACCCCCGTATCATCATACATTCAAAAATCGTCCGATCCCAATTGTATTTGCTGATCCGGAGGATACGAAGCATCGTGATCCAACAATATTCGTAGAAGTACATGGCGATGATTCAAACACAACTACCAAGAGCTCACCAACCCTAGAATTCGTTCAATTCACCCTAGAACCTCCTAGTGCTGATGGCACAATTTATCAAGCGACACAAGGAAATGAGCCAAGCTTTTTCGAGTCAGAAGCCACCAGAGCAATTATTGAAGCACTAACCAGAGACGATCCAAGATATATTCAAAAAGATTTCCGAGTGGAGTTTATGGATCCAGAAGAAACTCAGTTGAAGCATATGGAACAAAATGGATATGCAGCAGACTAATATAGCCTATAACTTTTCTAGACATTTAAAACAACTGTATTTGTATATAAGTAACTTCACAGctcaaattcaaactttcaacgGCAACAGCAGCCGACAATATACGGATTCATCCGAAAATTGTCGGCTGCTTCAAAGCCATTCCAAGTCTGAATTCATAATTCATAATTcattaataatattaatatttttaacttaTGATCACCCAACTTGCCATTCATCTCACCATTCACAATTTCACTTCAATACGCAATAATAAACCGACTAATCTTAATAAATgtatgtttaattttaattccaagtattcaaaaaattgaaaaactcaaataaagaaataaaaaagaccAAGACTTCAGATAAAAAACTTAAAGgcaagatttttgaaagacTATATTAAAAATGGGCCAGAAAGTCATTCTAAaacttttgagattttccTTTTGAGAGAGAAGTTTATTTTTGGTAAAGTTAGATTTAAGAATTTTCTCATTCTTGAAATAGCATCCAGACGTTCGaatgatatatttttaaaaaaatctcaataaaaaaaagaaacagctATTCCGAGTTTTCCCTTTCCCCGTGTCTTGATCCCttgaatgttttgaatttcttagGTACCTCATCTGGATCATCATCATACAATACGAACGGAGTTCAACGTGACTCAACTGATGGCTCATCGAACAATCAACCAGGCTATCTTCCCGATTATCAAGGCGATCGATACACTGATCCTCAACGAATTGCTGAAACTCAAGCTCTGAACAAAGCCTTCTTCGACTCAATTGGAGGAGCTCCATCCCCACCACCATTGACCCCAGCTCAACAAGGAATGAAtggatcttcttcttctaccgGTCAGTACAATCAACAGCAATACAACTCCCAACAACAGCAACCACAACAACAATACAATACCCAACAGTACAATCCCCAGCAACAACAATATAATCCCCAACAACAGCAACAATACGGCACCACTTCTTTCTCATCAAATGGTCAAGCTATGTATCAAACCGGCACAACCAATTACCCAACACTCTATCAACCATCTTCTTCCTCCCCACAATACAGTAACGGTTGTACCACTTGTCGATTCAGACGCCATTTTGGTTTCGGGCCagctaaattttaattaattttttaattaattttgcacacatgttttcatttcttcaCTTGCCCACCATTACACCCAAAAAGAACTCTATCCTCgtttgactttttttgaattattttctgaatgtATAAACactttgcaaacttttttcccaaatcCTTGCTTGTTCAATAAACGAATGACATGAAAAAAGCGCatgaaaaaacagaaattttgtaaaaaaaaccatcCAGGTAGGCATAAATGCTCAATTGCTCGCCTAAAAGGTTTATGTATCTAGTCTAGAACAATACCTCTTCCTGGCAGTAGACGTAAGTGACTCCAAAGCAATCTCTAGGATATGCAGGCATACTCCTTGTGCTTGCCTAGAACGGTTAAAACGTATAAAATAAAACCTGTTCTTTTTATCAAATGATTGGAACTGTCACttttaaaaagcaaaagtTTCAACTAATTGAGTTAAGGGCAAATTTCAACTTaagcagaaattcaaaatctccTTTTATAAGGTTCAATGAATATTTGCAAATTGGATATTACAGGTGCTCCCTCAACAACATATTCTCCAACGTCAACCTATGGATACTCATCTCAAAACTACAATCCATCATCTGCCTCATCTTCAAATGTCTACAGAAACCCATCCACTTCATATGGAAATACTCAACAATCGAATCAAAACTATGTTGCTTATGATACAACCAACCAGAACTCACCATATTATTACCAAAGAGTTCCATCAACTGCTCAATACAACTCTGTTCTTGGAGTTAACGCCGGCTTCCCACAATCATCGAATCAAAACCAAGTTCTTAGAGATCAAAGTAATAATCAAGGATACATGAACAACAATCAAGGAATGTACAACACCCAAACAACTCAAGGATACGGTAACAATCAAGGATCATATCAGAATCAGATGATgtacaacaacaacaatcCACAAAATACTCAGACCACCACATTCTTGTATGCAAGCAGTATTCAACCacaacagcagcaacagcagcaacaaTACAACAATCAATATAATAATCAACAAATGAATTCAAACGGATACAATAACCAACCGATGTACGAtcaaagctacagtacccaacAATACGGTAGCAGTACTCCATCTCCACAATACTCAGCCGATTCGATTTCCTGTTGCTCACAAGTCAGCTCAACGTGCTGCTATCAAACTCAACAAGGATACAATACCCCATCGAACAATGTTCAGTACTCTCCATCAGTCTATCAGTATGGACGAAAGTaataatttctccaatttcttgTACATTTTCTCACTTGCCACATTTGCACTGTCAGATTGTATAGATTACTCAGAATAAACAGATTGTATCaggttgaaaaaatcgaaaatattttgtgcCGCTTTTACTATAAGACCTTCATATAGGGTTGACTGtcaaaaaccgacaaaaaaaaacagaatgcGTTGTATAAAAAACTACTCGAAAAAGAATTGTGAACATTTTCGTAGATTCACAGAAGGAGATAACAGTCTCGGGttgcaatgtttttttgtggGTTTGAGTTTtcattgcgtttttttttctttgtaagGCTTTATCTCGTTTcatattaaatatattttcaatagaacaaacaacatctgaaatttaacCTGACAAAGTTGAACAATCGGATGCAATACTAATACGAAAAGAACCATTACTTGATTTacttttaaagtatttttttcatccaaaaaatcaatcctcaactttttttcaatgttttttattttcaagtattGCGAAATCATCTTTTCGAGAATCGTCGCTGGCCTAGTTTTCTCTTTTACTCGGCCATGGCATACATTAGGAAACCCCACGATTGGCTACTCCCGACTCCGCCCATTAAAATTAGTATAAAAGGAGACCGTCTGGAGGTGTCGGACTCATTTGTTTCATATTCTGGTCGGAATACAGCTGGCTTTCCTTCTACGTCACCACGGTAATTTATCACGCATCGACAAAAAGGGGGACAGCTGTTGACGGAGATTTTCGACAATGTAGAATTGTTAACCATTGGAGAAGCATTGGAAAATATTCGAAGACACTGTTTCActtattttacagaattttttaaaaatatatgacAATTATAAAAAGgcgctttttcaattttgaaaagaaaacaagctTAATGAATAAATGAACAATTAGTTCGTCTCATGAGAAGGTTTAATTTCCAAGTTGCATGTTCagttattatatttttctatcagTCTATCACCTCAACTGCCCTAATTTGCCCTACCAAAAGTATTTCAACCATgaataaatggaaaaagaaCTGATACACATTTTTACTAGTTGATAAAAAAAGACAACTATGATAAAAGGTGTCAATGTAGATCAAAGAGGATGATgaatatgaaaaacattttgcattgtaaacattgaaaaacattaTCTTTTAACTACTGAACTTTGTGATGCATTCGTACTAGAAGCCTGACTTTCAGGTGCGGCTTTTACCGTTTATGACTTTCTCATTCGGCGATGACGGAAAGATCACCTTGGTGGGATGTTACTTCTCTTCTCTAATGCATTtccgttcttttttttaatagatattatatttattttactaTTATCTATCTTATACTTAAATTATTACTCATATTGTTAGACTGAGGGACTAGTATCTTTCTCGCCCAAGTTTTGATTCTAAGTAAGCGCGTGGAGGCACGGCTTCCACACAATTCCTTTTTTGCTGATCCGTTTTCATATCAAAATCTCACccaaaaactattaattttcagatatgcgAGGTTCACCATCCCCAATTCCACAGGACATCAAAGACAGTGAGGTGCACAAACACTTacaaaaagctttttttcaaaaactttcaaaaactaaattaccTCCAATGATTTTAATATGTTACGTAAAACAAGGCTAAAAAGCCCGAAAATctgctctgaaatttttgactttgCCACACAATTATAAGGCAATGCATGTTGCGGTCACAgcaatttattttctgataaaattaggaaaaaattattcattgaGGGAATCCGTTCCCAGCTGTCACAAATTCTACAGCTAAACTTTCGAACTTAACAGCTTTTTGTTATATGCTACACATTGGGGTTATTTGGAGGAATTAAAGTGGAGTATCGCCAATGGGGGAattcatttaaataatttaaataatcttGATATACATTGAAATGATCGAATATCATCGAAACTCAAGGAAACTAAATTGCCAAACatccaaaactgaaaaaatcccacaacttttgaatagtttttctgtACTATAGTATTTGACCACTTTAAATAATTCatccactggcgctactccacaaATAAAACTACTTTAATTctatatgaaaatttcagaaatcgtCTGCTGCATCAATCAAACGATCAAGCTCTGTACCAAATGCCGAGAAGCATCAATGGAAACAAATAACCCAGCGTGTTCTGCCGtaccaaaaatcaaaaccaaCGGATTTCAAGAAGCATGGAAAAAAGACTGCTCGAAATAaacaatttcctgaaaatatgcCAATTAAGGAAGAACCATTGGATTCGTTCCCATCCATACGTTGTCAACTGTTTCCCGATGATTCAGTTATATTGGAGGATTACACAGAAGTTCTGAACAGGGTATCAAATGCAATCGAAGGATCcgaagagaaaaaagatgaaattggaatattttgtTTGGATCGAATTATTTATGACAATGGCGATTCGAATGATTTACAGGAGACTAACGAAGAGACTGCGATGGAATTCACTTGCCCATTTCATAAGCACTATTTTAATTCTGATTTGAACGCTTAAGTAGATTTTTTTAGCGATCGTACATTTACTAAGTAGTTAGATGAAACCGAATTAGCTATATTATTTCTTCATTTATTGTACAACGAAATCTCTTaaccactgaaaaaattcataccTTTTTTTATATCATAAATTCTAAGTCTCATTGTAATTCTACTTGAAATTGTTATAATTACTTTCTTGTGTTGCTTTATTTCATTAACAtaataaatctaatttttcaaaatgacaaaacGATAACTTCATCTTTCAGAAAggcaactattttttttgtagaaatgaGTGTATGAAAAAGGGAGTGATTATTGATTATTAGAGGCTATACATATACATTGAACGGCTCAAACAACTGATTGTATGATGAAAACAtgataattttcaatcttGTAGAAATCATAGAACCACATTGTGGAAAGTTGATTGACTGAAACAACAGTTCGAGAGAAATGGAGCTGTTTCAGTTTTATCGAAAACGTAGCAACAAACGATGGAGAAAAtgctaaatttctaaaatagcTGTGGTTTTGGATGTAAAATTACTCAAACTTAACCTCCAGACACTGCTGCTCGATCGTCGCTCCGTCGATCTCTCCGTGCTCCTCCGGAATGCACTCCGGCGGCGGCAGCTTACTGTCGGTCGTGGGGGCACTATCGCTCTGTCAATTGTTGTTTCTCGAGAAGAAACTCCTCCAGATTGCTGTAGAATAAAATTGTGGTGAAAATTCTCTCTTTATATAGCAAGAGTTATCAAGATgtatcaattgaaaatttttcacgtggtgatttaaaagttaattactggttttctattttttctttacagcccagagggatcaccaccaggcagtgtacctgaatcccagatccgcagtgcgtagcacttgaagaacggatcgtcctttaatccttttttttaaatcaagagAAAAGATTGCGTGTAAATATTAAATAGATTTCAGGATAAGAATAAGCTAAAAAGCCATTGGACTCACCAGCTGGtctctcaaattttttatccCCGTTTTTAATAGAGTATAACGGAAAGTGAGCCAACGGCCGCCCTTTATGATGTTCTCtggcataacttttttcttgaagcTTCATGCTATGAGGCTTTGAAATAGATCTCTGTATATCTGAAGTTTTCttacaaaacatttaaaaatgatgagaGGCTTAATCACCTCTataaagtaaaaattcaaatgtacAGATGTGACATCTCCAATAAAATGTCACGCAATTTTTAGCCAAAGAGTATCAAATTTCTTTCCAAATCGTTTCGCCGTGGGAACCATTTCAGCATCTTTTCCTTTCCTTACACATACACAACATTCCTTTCTTATTTCGTTTTCAGTCTCAATGAAATCCTCGTCGTTGTCtcgttttcttatttttcgatGCTTCTGAAGTCTTTTGAAAAGAATCCCTGGAGACATTTTGGAACCGAATGGTCTTCAtacttgtttttttgagtaacgaacaaaagttaaatattcaaaaacatacGCAGAGCCatgttcttttttaaaattaaaccttATTATCGTTTAtgaggttttttttagaatttttgttaCTCTATTGGTTCAATTTCTGTAACGTCCTTAGAAAGTATGTAGACTGATCACGCGGGGCGGTTTGAATGCCATAAAATATGGGCTGAACGTTGGCCATTGGAAGTAGGCACGCATGTAGGCATGTGGCAGGCGTGGGCCGCCTAGATGGCAAAAAGGAAGGCAAATAGTTTTTTGCCATCTAGCTTGTTATTAACTTTTTAATaacttaataatttttaggttaacaattttaacttttaaatctAACAATTATTTCGAGGTGAAACTAAAATGGAGTGACAAGAATATTCGAAAAgtcgcaacaaaaaaaatagaaacaaatcattttctgatttcttgTCACTGTTTTCTCATATCAAAACAGATTATTTccttaaatttctttttttttctccgattttttgcTACCCCCCGTATTCTAAAGAAGTCCACAGATTTAGGAAGACATCATAATTAAATGACGACAAATTTGTCGCGGGAAACGGCATTAAATAAGGAGATTAAACTGGTGGAGCAACGAGGATGAATCACAAGAATTCGTATCAGTATTTGGATACGGAGAcgtaagttttatttttagtttttaatttattttgtgtttgaaaaaaatttgcagatttgttttgatataaaaacaaaacatatgAAAGTTTGCggtttgcaaaaatatttgaaaatttatattgaacaatttttcaatggtgGCGTAAATATAAGATtctgtttctaaaaattgatgattatGGTATgtccaactgaaattttgatgaagTATCATTAAGTTGTTTATTTAACTGAAAgttacagaaaaatttaaatctttcGGCGAAACTGCAGACGGAAAATGATCCCTGCACTTTGCGTAAAAAATGCCCAAAAGAAGTGAAAACATCGAGTTCCCCACACGATGAAAAATGTGCTCTTTGCGCTGAAATATGATTCAAGCGAGTACATAACTGGTCTCTAGGGACATTTATTCTTCTatagttttcataaattttcaagtttcttgCAAAACacgttcaattttcaagtttaactTTAGTGATTGAGCCGAATTTTTTGGACACATAGACTTCCTTCTTCGGACGCCTTATCATTGTTGATTCTGGTATGAAACgctttttagaaatattttcaatagttAAAAAACCTTCCAAGTTCAATTGTACtcacaaatattttcactAGAAGTCTACTTTCTAGTCCTCCTAAAAAAGTCAAGACTTTTGACATCTTCAGTCTTTCTCGCTCGTCTCTTCTCGAATAAGATTACCGGCGGTTCTTACGAAAACGACAAGTTGTGAGCGCATTTCTATTTTCAACGTCTTCaaacgaaaatcaaaaagggAGAAGAGGGTcccccgaaaaaaattgggggcGGAGTCATGTTCGATATCACaagtctcttttttttttcgttttgacaGGAAAACGAAGGCTCATCTCGTCAAATTCGGGGCGACatcttccttttcttttccatctgcttcttctccttctttcttctgtttttcttcttttctcttttagATCATTCTTCTTATTCAACCGCCGTGGTTCCTCTTTCTCCactcttcatcatcatcttcacactcactgattttttgagccattcCCATCTACTCTTATCCACCCCCTTCGGGCATTTTTCACACACTTTCCTTCAGTCTTTCCACCTCTTTCCGTGTCTACTGGGTTAGAGAATTTCAAGCTTATGAACATCTTCTTCGAACAGTTTTAAATTGTGTGCCTGTTGTTTACTTGAATTTGTGTTCGGCTAATTCTTTTGAGTCGGGCTAAGTTCCTGTCTACCACCTATTTTTGCATTTACAATTAGAAGCAAACTCtggaaattgttaatttttttctcgtgctgtttaaatgaaaaaaaaacggatagttgatttattatttttttcgaagttcaAGTAGGAGCATTTTCATTAGTTACACTGGAAATGcattttcaagcttaaaaGCAAAGTAATTATTATTGACAACTGTTTGATCAAAATTCATCCCATTCATCCCTctattttgtagaaaaaaggtgaaaaatagCTTGAGAAAAGGATCTCTGATTTATTGTAAACACCTTGTTGTCAAATCACagacactttttaaaaaagaaaacatctcAATTGACAACAGTTGTTTCAATGACCAAACTCCTCTTACTATCCAGACAAACaaatgttcacaaaaaatacattttcccTCCTGGTCATCCATAGCTCAAAGACCCCACCACGTGTCCcatgtttttgaactttcagaaaTGTCAGGTCCGTTGGGAAatcttccaaatattttctcagaGATTTGTAGACGTTCTTTCATTTGTTTGTCTTTCCGAGAAGCTGAAAACCTATTTGTATTATACATGTGTCTACTGCCTGAGCAATTTGATATTCGATATTCGCAATGACAAAAGAAGGGTAGGTAATTGGAGGCAACAGCTGATCCGTCTGTGgtttatagaaaaaatctaTCTGACATTTTTTGGAGTATCATCGGTGaggttttttattgaaataccCTCATAAAAGCCCATCATGATgaaatattgaagtttttaaattttttagtggTTTCGAGACTTGCTTAAGGCCTACAAAGTTCATATATAAAAAGTAATATACAATGCCCCACCTAAGTTAAGGGATTAAATTGAGttggtatttaaaaaatacaaaagagaAGCGCGGTGCGATCGACCTTTTTTGGCTGTAGTTTTAGTTTCTAAATAAAggttttttgttctgaaaaacctttcatatacaattttttattagtatTATACTTGCAGTTTTCAAACTACCTATTACTGTCCTTCTCTATTTTGAATAAtcctaaaattattatttctcaACTCAGTCGTCCTCTCGTTTCTTCGTCGAAGTTTCCACAtgtgttttcattttccatttaattTCCCATGTCTCATCACTTCacaatcatcatcatctgtTAGAAATTTGTCCTCACGGGATTTTGACacaactataaaaatttctttcCTCTATCCTTTGACCgactttaaacatttttttcgaaaaaaaattgacgaagaggtttttgtttaatttcaatttttgtctcTCAGATAAACTTGTAAATTTGTataagctttaaaaatgttcagcttCTTCTATTCTTCTCACTAGGACTAGAAGAAGCTTCTATCAATTCGTGCCGACAACAACGAAGGGAATGATTGGAATGGAGGATGGCGTCCGGTGCGCATAACTTTTTAGAAGGAAATATAGACGAGACCCTCCACTTGAGTTAATAAGTTTTTCGAGTGCTCTATAACTTAAGAATCAGGGGGCTATGTTAAGCATTTGCGGGGGCTCTAGACTGAACTACGTAAGCGCGGGGTGTAATAGAGGGACCACAACAAAACGATTTTATCGGTTGTTTCTTTCCAATTTGCCCCAACAACTAGCCATCAAACGTTTAACAAGAAAGTTTGGCGGAAAAGCACAAACGATTCAATTTTATTAGGAGGAGCTTTTTTCCCTGCTTTCCACTCTATCAAAGTAGATTTTACTTCACTTTGCCAAAGTacaaacacacaaaaaaaaactctaggGGCACCTTAAAGCAGGAAATggaataattttgtttaaaattgaaggATGCTGTCGGCAGCAGGACGCCGATTCTCTCGATGTGCTCCATCGCCAAGGCCAAGGAGGAACTACGCTTTGGCGAATATCCCACCACCGGCTGCTGTTCACATTCGGACAAATGATATGATTAGTCCAGAAGAAAGAAGGTTTGTTGTTTTATAAAGTGTTGGGCACTTTTCCAGTAAAAACATTTCTCCGTACGTGTTTTCATCTTGAGCTTTTTCAGCATTTATATTAAAACTTACCATAGTTTAGCTATTGGTATTGCACCATAAGTAGTTTTGTTAGATATATTAATTGAACTAAAGACAATCTGCTACTCGTAGGGGCTTACCTTTAAGCTGCTCGAAACGACCtcaatatatttatatataataaacaataataatgggttattttcgagaaaaagtcgtgtaaaaagtttaaaacacGCCCAATTATTACATGGTTACTACATATTGTCTAATAATCTGTTTAGGTTCCTCGAAGCTGCAGAACTTGGAAACAAGCCCACATTACAAGAATGCTTGGATTACGTGAGTTATTTCaaatcattgtttttttgaaattaaaattattgaaggACGGAGACCGCCGTCTCAACGTGAATTGCCTCGATTCAATGGGAAGAACAGCTTTGGAAATTGCAGTTGACAACGAAAATATGGAAGTTGTTGAACTTTTGCTCCAACAACCAGATATCAGAATTGGCAATGCACTGCTATGTGCAATCCGAGAAGGTCCGTAAACCacagcatttttaaaaaatattttttataattattccAGGTGTATATCGTCTTGTCGAAGTTCTTGTAAATCATCCGAATATTACTCGAGAAATGCTTGGAGACGGTTGGAGTCAAGCTCTTGATCCTTCCGAAGCTGCTAGTGCCGAATATTCAAGTGATATTTCTCCGGTTATATTGGCAGCACAACTCAACCAATTTGAGATTTTGCAAATGTTAATTCGAAAAGATGCAAGTATTGAAAAACCGCacaggtattttttaaaatacaaacaaaTTTGGGGTCGAAATACCAATCCTAACATTTCAGACATTCCTGCATTTGCGAAACATGCGATCGTGAGCGTTTGAACGACTCATTACAGTACTCTCTAAAACGAATCAACACATTTCGAGCTCTTGCAAGCCCTGCATGGATGTCTCTTACAAGTCCCGATCCAATTCTATCCGCTTTCAAACTTTCATGGGATCTACAACGATTGGCATTTGAGGAGCATGAATTCAAAGAGACATATTTGCAACTTTCGGAGCAATGTAAACAATATTCATGTGATTTATTAAGTCAATGTCGAAGTTCTGAAGAAGTTATCGCAATTTTAAATAAGGATGGAAATGTGAATGATGATAATATTGATGTTTGGGCAAGTAAACTATCGCTTTCAAGGTTAAAACTGGCTATCAAATATGAACAAAAAGCtgtgagttattttttttgaaattgtgcaacaaataatttattatttcagcTCAACTAAATTCCCTGAACACATATTATTAAACTTAATCAaacttatcaattttcagtttgtctCTCATCCTCATTGTCAACAGTTGCTCACCTCTATCTGGTATGAAGGTATTCCATATCGGCAGCGGAGTGGTACCTGGGCTAATTTTTTCCTCTACgcttttctactttttctctGGCCAATATTCTGTCTCATGTATATTCTAGtgagtatttgaaaaattttcaattttgacaaagATAATTTCAGATGCCAAAAAGCCGATTGGGTCGGTTAGTACGGTCTCCATTCATGAAATTCTTTTACTACTCGGTGTCGTTTGCAACGTTTTTAGGACTTTTAACGTGGGCCACTTTTGAAGATTATCGATACGAAAAAGGAGAAAGGGTTAGttttaagaaatttggaacatttctgaagttgaaattattaactcaaaaaaattctatataGGAAATCATATTTCCAGGGTGGAATGACAAGAGCATCTGACCGTGGTCCACCAGCAACATGGGTTGAATCACTCGTATTCACATGGGTAATTGGAATGTTATGGTCAGAAATTAAGCAATTATGGGAAGAAGGTTTTAAACGATATATGAGACAATGGTGGAATTGGCTTGATTTCCTGATGATTTGCCTTTATTTATGCACCATTTCAATAAGGTATAATATATCAGAACtatacaaaatataaaattgattttcagactaAGCGCGTATTATATCTTTACATATCGTGAGGATCCATATCGGTACACAGTCCGCACATATTGGACATCTGAAGAACCAATGTTGGTAGCGGAGGCGTTGTTCGCtgttggaaatgttttttcgtTTGCTCGAATTATTTACTTGTTCCAGACAAATCCGTATTTGGGGCCACTGCAGgtaaataaattttgcatATAGCAATAAATAATTGACTTTGTGCAGAAGGGATAGTGTTGGGCAATACTCGGTTTAGACCGAGCCCCCAGCCAGCAAAGTTAAAAAGGTCAAATTTGGCCAGTTGGAGcaaactgaaataaaacttGGACTCAGCCTAAACACAGTCTTGCACAAATTTTTCCACCTTTCAAGCCAAGTTATTTTgtgttaaaacaaaaatgagcctcactttcaattaaaagacaattttcagatatcccTTGGATGTATGTTGGTGGACGTTGCAAAGTTCTGCTTCATCTTCGTC
The nucleotide sequence above comes from Caenorhabditis elegans chromosome III. Encoded proteins:
- the trp-1 gene encoding Transient-receptor-potential-like protein (Confirmed by transcript evidence) yields the protein MTKEGMLSAAGRRFSRCAPSPRPRRNYALANIPPPAAVHIRTNDMISPEERRFLEAAELGNKPTLQECLDYDGDRRLNVNCLDSMGRTALEIAVDNENMEVVELLLQQPDIRIGNALLCAIREGVYRLVEVLVNHPNITREMLGDGWSQALDPSEAASAEYSSDISPVILAAQLNQFEILQMLIRKDASIEKPHRHSCICETCDRERLNDSLQYSLKRINTFRALASPAWMSLTSPDPILSAFKLSWDLQRLAFEEHEFKETYLQLSEQCKQYSCDLLSQCRSSEEVIAILNKDGNVNDDNIDVWASKLSLSRLKLAIKYEQKAFVSHPHCQQLLTSIWYEGIPYRQRSGTWANFFLYAFLLFLWPIFCLMYILMPKSRLGRLVRSPFMKFFYYSVSFATFLGLLTWATFEDYRYEKGERGGMTRASDRGPPATWVESLVFTWVIGMLWSEIKQLWEEGFKRYMRQWWNWLDFLMICLYLCTISIRLSAYYIFTYREDPYRYTVRTYWTSEEPMLVAEALFAVGNVFSFARIIYLFQTNPYLGPLQISLGCMLVDVAKFCFIFVLIISSFSIGLAQLYWYYDPNTDVCLPGATCKHSSNVFSSIADSYLTLLWSLFSITKPEDTDVVENHKITQWVGQGMFIMYHCTSIIVLLNMLIAMMSHSFQIINDHADLEWKFHRTKLWMAHFDEGSSLPPPFNIIVTPKSLIYVMNCLFNTVRWLLGKYTYQKNRNRATIRRPGYSRKRNEMEKSGGHDDDSLKPLTYADIITRLVARFIHQTKKDMKMDGVNEDDLHEIKQDISSLRYELRDDRRREIVRSSSHIDAVKRDIMRTMSTTSRRPYGGSMRLPKTRPSVAEESEEDDKSDETSSTDEEADETRSRKSSVLYIPPVNSTLPGIISEEAPVKKSTKRRASEADSKLPDRPLSDTYTSSFTPKLLPVFAQPPHSALRKTDTSMSFPINGTALDTSIVKPPRGVLRASQENLPAVELIETLKKEMNEKLDRLISGISENVKSPSPASHSHVGFNVEK
- the trp-1 gene encoding Transient receptor ion channel domain-containing protein (Confirmed by transcript evidence), which gives rise to MIGMEDGVRMLSAAGRRFSRCAPSPRPRRNYALANIPPPAAVHIRTNDMISPEERRFLEAAELGNKPTLQECLDYDGDRRLNVNCLDSMGRTALEIAVDNENMEVVELLLQQPDIRIGNALLCAIREGVYRLVEVLVNHPNITREMLGDGWSQALDPSEAASAEYSSDISPVILAAQLNQFEILQMLIRKDASIEKPHRHSCICETCDRERLNDSLQYSLKRINTFRALASPAWMSLTSPDPILSAFKLSWDLQRLAFEEHEFKETYLQLSEQCKQYSCDLLSQCRSSEEVIAILNKDGNVNDDNIDVWASKLSLSRLKLAIKYEQKAFVSHPHCQQLLTSIWYEGIPYRQRSGTWANFFLYAFLLFLWPIFCLMYILMPKSRLGRLVRSPFMKFFYYSVSFATFLGLLTWATFEDYRYEKGERGGMTRASDRGPPATWVESLVFTWVIGMLWSEIKQLWEEGFKRYMRQWWNWLDFLMICLYLCTISIRLSAYYIFTYREDPYRYTVRTYWTSEEPMLVAEALFAVGNVFSFARIIYLFQTNPYLGPLQISLGCMLVDVAKFCFIFVLIISSFSIGLAQLYWYYDPNTDVCLPGATCKHSSNVFSSIADSYLTLLWSLFSITKPEDTDVVENHKITQWVGQGMFIMYHCTSIIVLLNMLIAMMSHSFQIINDHADLEWKFHRTKLWMAHFDEGSSLPPPFNIIVTPKSLIYVMNCLFNTVRWLLGKYTYQKNRNRATIRRPGYSRKRNEMEKSGGHDDDSLKPLTYADIITRLVARFIHQTKKDMKMDGVNEDDLHEIKQDISSLRYELRDDRRREIVRSSSHIDAVKRDIMRTMSTTSRRPYGGSMRLPKTRPSVAEESEEDDKSDETSSTDEEADETRSRKSSVLYIPPVNSTLPGIISEEAPVKKSTKRRASEADSKLPDRPLSDTYTSSFTPKLLPVFAQPPHSALRKTDTSMSFPINGTALDTSIVKPPRGVLRASQENLPAVELIETLKKEMNEKLDRLISGISENVKSPSPASHSHVGFNVEK